The Candidatus Omnitrophota bacterium genome window below encodes:
- a CDS encoding beta-ketoacyl-[acyl-carrier-protein] synthase family protein, with translation MNKIAITGLGIVSPSGIDKRIFWSNLKAGKSTVGRIERFDASLYPSHVAGQVHELDAYSHVSSRLLKKIDLFSHMALVASEMAIKDAHLDLTKENLKRAGIFMGNAIGGWLYAETELRDLYIEGREGVSPFMASAWFPAAPQGQISINYGIKGYSKTVVADRASSSMAIAYAAKNLVHDRNDFILAGGMEAPVTPYGLLCCNTSGVLTRRNDLPHSAYRPFDKTRDGLAIGEGAGVVILERPERAQKRNARTYAYITGYGTTTDGVNRIEPAADGVQLARAISMALDDAGLEPKQIDYICADGSATQIGDISETRAIKKVFNGYAKKIPVSAPKSMFGNLLGASGAADVIATILAMRYGTVPPTINYETPDPECDLDYCPNKAQAKEIKNALVISRGRGGINTALVLEKNKEQKP, from the coding sequence ATGAATAAGATAGCCATTACAGGCCTGGGGATCGTATCTCCCAGTGGAATTGATAAGCGAATTTTCTGGTCTAATTTAAAGGCCGGTAAATCAACGGTAGGACGCATTGAACGCTTTGACGCGTCGCTTTATCCGTCGCATGTGGCGGGGCAAGTTCATGAATTAGACGCCTATAGCCACGTGTCTTCGCGCCTTTTAAAGAAGATCGATCTTTTTTCGCATATGGCGCTGGTAGCTTCCGAAATGGCTATCAAAGACGCGCATTTGGATCTTACGAAAGAAAATTTAAAACGTGCCGGAATTTTTATGGGAAATGCCATCGGCGGCTGGTTGTATGCCGAAACAGAATTGCGGGATCTATATATTGAAGGCCGTGAAGGGGTGAGTCCTTTTATGGCTTCCGCGTGGTTTCCGGCGGCGCCGCAAGGGCAAATTTCCATTAACTACGGAATTAAAGGTTACAGCAAAACGGTTGTTGCGGATCGGGCAAGTTCTTCTATGGCTATTGCTTATGCCGCGAAGAATCTCGTTCACGATAGGAATGATTTTATTTTAGCCGGCGGCATGGAAGCTCCGGTAACGCCTTACGGACTTTTATGCTGTAATACGTCGGGTGTTTTAACGAGGCGTAATGATTTGCCACATAGTGCTTATCGTCCGTTTGATAAAACGCGTGACGGGTTGGCGATCGGTGAGGGGGCTGGCGTTGTTATTTTAGAACGCCCCGAGCGCGCGCAAAAAAGAAATGCCAGAACGTATGCCTACATTACCGGCTACGGAACGACAACAGATGGCGTCAATAGAATTGAACCTGCCGCCGATGGTGTTCAGCTAGCGCGGGCTATTTCTATGGCGCTGGATGATGCCGGTTTAGAGCCGAAACAAATTGATTATATTTGCGCCGACGGATCAGCAACACAGATCGGCGATATTAGTGAAACAAGGGCTATCAAAAAAGTGTTTAACGGTTACGCGAAGAAAATTCCTGTTTCCGCGCCGAAGTCTATGTTCGGAAATCTTTTAGGCGCTTCAGGCGCGGCGGATGTGATCGCGACGATCTTAGCCATGCGCTATGGAACTGTTCCTCCGACGATCAACTATGAAACACCGGACCCAGAGTGCGATTTAGATTATTGTCCTAATAAAGCGCAAGCTAAAGAAATTAAAAACGCGCTGGTGATCTCTCGCGGGCGGGGCGGAATTAATACGGCGTTGGTTTTAGAAAAGAACAAGGAGCAGAAGCCATGA
- a CDS encoding PspC domain-containing protein has product MKKLYRSETDKKIAGVCGGLSEYFDIDPVIFRILFAALFFVGGFGLLLYIIMWFAVHSKSNIKN; this is encoded by the coding sequence ATGAAAAAATTATATCGTTCAGAAACAGATAAGAAAATAGCCGGTGTTTGCGGCGGCCTTAGCGAATACTTTGACATTGACCCGGTGATCTTTCGCATTCTTTTTGCGGCATTGTTTTTTGTGGGTGGGTTTGGGCTTTTGCTTTATATCATCATGTGGTTTGCGGTTCATTCAAAATCAAATATAAAAAATTAA
- a CDS encoding phosphopantetheine-binding protein: MSIEASALTAEQRVKNILKKVLDIDPSEVKSDAKLDQSLGIDSTEMVEISVGVKKEFNVPIADNEIKKTFSVNDILNVLKTKGIK; encoded by the coding sequence ATGTCAATAGAAGCAAGTGCCTTAACGGCAGAGCAAAGAGTTAAGAATATTCTCAAAAAAGTTTTGGATATTGACCCCAGCGAAGTTAAGTCGGATGCGAAACTTGACCAATCGTTGGGAATTGATTCAACCGAGATGGTGGAGATTTCCGTCGGAGTCAAGAAGGAATTTAATGTTCCCATTGCCGATAACGAGATCAAAAAGACTTTTTCGGTGAATGATATTCTTAATGTCCTAAAAACAAAAGGCATAAAATAG
- a CDS encoding cyclase family protein: MKIIDLSLPIDDSLKETHAATIERIAHKAGVEHFNWVVMKNQPGGEERFNKGERVATPQEIPDGEMLSLEIVNSSVHMGSHVDAPFHYGSTCEGKPSKQIMDIPLEWCIGPGVVLDFSHLKFPDFIDKEKIVAALKKISYTLKKGDIVLLRTDGDKLLGTDDYVNKYVGCVPSAIEYLLDNGIKMMGIDTIGLDRPCFLMFKEFLTTKDKSKIWPCHFLGRKREYCHMERLGNLKAIPKPFGFTVSCLPVKVKNAGAGWCRAIALLE, translated from the coding sequence ATGAAAATCATCGACCTTAGCCTTCCCATTGATGACAGTTTGAAAGAAACGCATGCGGCCACCATTGAGCGTATTGCGCACAAAGCGGGCGTTGAGCATTTTAACTGGGTGGTGATGAAAAACCAACCCGGCGGCGAAGAACGTTTTAATAAAGGCGAACGCGTCGCAACACCTCAGGAAATTCCTGACGGCGAAATGCTTTCCTTAGAGATCGTTAATTCTTCCGTGCATATGGGCTCGCACGTGGATGCGCCGTTTCATTATGGCTCAACCTGCGAAGGGAAGCCTTCCAAGCAAATTATGGATATTCCGCTGGAATGGTGCATAGGCCCCGGCGTTGTTTTGGACTTCTCTCATTTGAAATTTCCTGATTTTATTGACAAAGAAAAAATTGTGGCAGCGCTTAAAAAAATCAGTTATACACTTAAAAAAGGCGACATCGTTCTTTTGCGCACCGACGGAGATAAGCTTTTGGGCACAGATGATTACGTTAATAAATACGTCGGATGCGTTCCTAGCGCTATTGAATATCTTTTAGATAACGGCATCAAGATGATGGGCATTGATACGATCGGTTTAGATCGTCCATGCTTTTTAATGTTCAAAGAATTTTTAACAACGAAAGACAAAAGCAAGATTTGGCCGTGCCACTTTTTAGGCCGCAAGAGGGAATATTGCCATATGGAACGTCTGGGGAATTTAAAAGCAATTCCCAAGCCTTTTGGATTTACTGTTTCTTGTTTGCCGGTAAAAGTTAAGAACGCAGGCGCAGGTTGGTGCCGCGCTATTGCGTTATTAGAATAG
- a CDS encoding magnesium transporter CorA family protein, translating into MLKQYKIIEHKLVESEEGGCPVLVYVCPDEKERKHLVEELKIDEHNVHSALDPNELSRVEFDENHAVVIIKRPKRYSSEDNFIFKISSIGLFIFPDKLVVIRAEDAAIFDAREFQKIQTIQDVVLRIIRRCILHFEEHLHVLQAISDELEEKINQSMENKQLHNMFGLEKSLVYYLKAISSNSRAIEKLKVNTAKLNFNTDNVEYLDDLAIENSQCYEQANTYSQVLSSLMDARVSIVSNNLNILIKKLTFVMISIMVPTLIISAFSMNVKLPMDQEHSMIPFWIIMSLSIVAGAAVYLIWRFKKL; encoded by the coding sequence ATGCTAAAACAATATAAGATCATCGAGCATAAACTTGTTGAAAGTGAAGAGGGTGGCTGTCCGGTTTTAGTTTATGTCTGTCCGGATGAGAAAGAAAGAAAGCATCTGGTGGAAGAACTAAAAATTGACGAGCATAACGTCCATTCCGCCTTAGACCCTAATGAGTTGTCCCGTGTGGAGTTTGACGAAAATCATGCCGTTGTTATCATTAAGCGCCCAAAACGATATTCGTCCGAAGATAATTTTATTTTCAAGATCTCATCCATTGGTTTATTCATTTTTCCGGATAAATTAGTCGTCATTCGAGCCGAAGATGCCGCTATCTTTGACGCGCGTGAATTTCAAAAGATACAGACCATTCAAGATGTTGTTTTGCGCATTATTCGACGCTGTATCTTACATTTTGAAGAGCATTTACACGTTTTGCAGGCGATCTCCGATGAGTTGGAAGAGAAGATCAACCAATCCATGGAAAATAAACAACTGCATAATATGTTCGGGCTAGAAAAAAGCCTGGTGTATTACTTAAAAGCCATTAGCTCCAATTCCAGGGCGATTGAGAAGCTGAAAGTTAATACGGCAAAATTAAATTTCAATACCGACAATGTGGAATACTTAGACGATCTCGCTATCGAAAACAGCCAATGTTACGAACAGGCGAATACCTATTCTCAGGTTCTTTCCAGTCTTATGGATGCCCGGGTTTCTATCGTCAGCAATAACTTGAATATTTTGATTAAAAAGTTAACTTTTGTCATGATCAGCATTATGGTTCCGACGCTTATCATTAGCGCGTTTTCCATGAATGTTAAGCTTCCTATGGATCAAGAGCATTCCATGATCCCGTTTTGGATCATTATGAGCTTGTCTATTGTTGCCGGTGCGGCGGTTTATTTGATCTGGAGATTTAAAAAACTTTAA
- a CDS encoding SRPBCC family protein, giving the protein MATTRNSIVINAPYSLVFDISNKIERWTELFGKEYVKAEVLERKGNEITFRLTDDENKSWVSKRWLDKEHKFAVASRHEPMFPFKYMKIVWFYIETPEGIEMIWVQDFEMDPKFTKFTSEQIAGFINQHSQHNLKIFKKVIEDEAKLSRRDDVSSSVGMPTSTKKH; this is encoded by the coding sequence ATGGCAACGACAAGAAATTCAATTGTGATCAATGCGCCTTACAGTTTGGTTTTTGACATCTCCAATAAGATCGAACGCTGGACGGAACTTTTTGGCAAAGAATATGTCAAAGCCGAAGTGTTGGAGCGCAAGGGAAATGAGATCACCTTTCGGCTTACCGACGATGAGAATAAAAGCTGGGTTTCCAAGCGCTGGCTGGATAAGGAACATAAATTCGCGGTCGCTTCGCGCCATGAGCCGATGTTTCCGTTTAAATATATGAAGATCGTCTGGTTTTATATTGAAACGCCGGAAGGAATAGAAATGATCTGGGTTCAGGATTTTGAAATGGATCCTAAATTCACTAAATTTACTTCAGAGCAGATCGCAGGATTTATTAATCAGCACTCGCAGCATAATTTGAAAATCTTTAAGAAAGTGATTGAAGATGAAGCGAAGTTGTCCCGACGCGACGACGTTTCATCGTCGGTCGGGATGCCGACTTCAACTAAAAAGCATTAA
- a CDS encoding MFS transporter — protein sequence MGNIAVSFNNGAVAAAIPTIAQSLNLSDITVARVVPFYMIPYGLGALLYAPLTRFFSYRLTLLMAMIVYAIASLAAGLSQSLNFMLFSLVAAGAAGASSTPLSLMLIGDLFEKNIRGRMIGGFFGLSFLSSLAGMIVMGIFDWRWLFFVPAVVAAINALSWAALNQKLLNSCHQKNINYITAFLKPDIRNIFIFIFITSFLYHGVQKWYGVYLSQEYGFGKELVSFVLIAAALCGLLGQQIGGFLSDKRGRLFACYTGLAILAVGIMLLSGHYPFALLTFVLGLITIGWTVCHNSVSTILTDFPDEDRPIMASLNSGVRFVSGGLGFSLSKYFVEKSFSLTFLAFGALIFLLIFYVKLILERSVIKNETTHDIIGGELNG from the coding sequence CTGGGTAATATTGCCGTTTCTTTCAATAACGGCGCTGTTGCCGCCGCCATTCCCACCATCGCGCAAAGTTTGAACCTTTCCGATATTACGGTTGCAAGGGTCGTTCCGTTTTACATGATCCCTTATGGCTTAGGAGCTCTGCTTTACGCGCCGCTCACGCGTTTTTTTTCCTATCGGCTAACTTTACTGATGGCGATGATCGTTTATGCGATCGCGAGTTTGGCAGCGGGATTGAGCCAATCGCTTAATTTCATGCTTTTTTCGCTTGTGGCAGCCGGGGCAGCCGGGGCCAGCTCAACACCGTTAAGCTTAATGTTGATCGGCGATCTTTTTGAGAAAAATATCCGCGGACGGATGATCGGAGGATTTTTTGGATTAAGTTTTCTTTCGTCATTGGCCGGAATGATCGTGATGGGTATTTTTGATTGGCGCTGGCTTTTTTTTGTTCCGGCGGTCGTTGCGGCCATCAACGCTTTATCCTGGGCGGCCTTAAACCAAAAACTTTTAAACTCCTGCCATCAGAAAAATATCAATTATATTACCGCGTTTTTAAAGCCTGATATCCGCAACATTTTTATTTTTATTTTCATTACCAGCTTTTTATATCATGGCGTGCAAAAATGGTACGGTGTTTATCTTTCGCAGGAATACGGCTTTGGCAAAGAGCTGGTGAGCTTTGTCCTTATTGCCGCCGCGCTTTGCGGGCTTTTGGGCCAGCAGATCGGCGGATTTTTATCGGATAAACGGGGAAGGTTATTCGCCTGCTACACAGGGCTAGCTATTTTGGCGGTTGGTATTATGCTTTTATCCGGGCATTATCCGTTCGCGCTTTTGACGTTTGTTTTAGGCCTGATCACGATCGGCTGGACGGTGTGCCATAATTCGGTTTCCACTATTCTTACCGATTTTCCCGATGAAGACCGTCCGATCATGGCCAGCCTTAATTCCGGCGTGCGCTTTGTCAGCGGCGGTTTAGGATTTTCTTTGAGTAAATATTTTGTGGAGAAAAGTTTTAGCTTAACATTTTTAGCATTTGGTGCTTTAATATTCTTATTAATATTCTACGTAAAATTGATATTAGAGCGAAGCGTTATCAAAAATGAAACAACACATGACATCATTGGAGGGGAATTGAATGGATAA
- a CDS encoding SDR family oxidoreductase, translating into MDNLKGKTAVITGASRGIGKAIALRLAEKGINLVLAARTKDTLDEAVKDIKAKTGVKVIGVPTDVAKLEDLKNLTEAAYKEFKVVDILVNCAGVSSQFPFEKQPIEDMEKLAHTNYLGYVRLIRLLIPQMIERKKGSIISVVSGSTLVDPIPRTFLTYSSLKVGLRAFLKGLFWEMRDHGIKVTSILPGVVDSDLTGHLQDIAKEQKDRLMSPSAVADMVEYALSVPENACPLELAVINQQTPWTKPVIDYKQQQAK; encoded by the coding sequence ATGGATAATTTGAAAGGAAAAACGGCGGTGATCACCGGGGCTAGTCGCGGCATAGGAAAGGCGATCGCGCTGCGATTGGCGGAAAAAGGAATTAATCTCGTGTTGGCCGCGCGCACCAAAGACACTTTGGATGAGGCGGTTAAGGATATTAAAGCCAAAACCGGCGTTAAAGTGATCGGAGTTCCGACGGATGTGGCCAAGCTCGAGGATCTAAAAAATTTAACCGAAGCCGCTTATAAAGAGTTTAAAGTTGTGGATATTTTGGTCAATTGCGCCGGAGTTTCCAGTCAATTTCCGTTTGAAAAACAACCCATAGAAGACATGGAAAAACTCGCGCATACCAATTATTTGGGCTATGTGCGGCTTATCCGTTTACTTATTCCGCAAATGATCGAGCGCAAAAAAGGTTCCATTATCAGCGTCGTGTCGGGTTCAACACTGGTAGATCCGATCCCGCGCACGTTTTTAACGTATAGTTCTTTAAAAGTGGGCTTACGCGCTTTTTTAAAAGGATTGTTTTGGGAAATGCGCGATCACGGAATCAAGGTCACATCCATTTTGCCCGGTGTGGTGGATAGCGACTTAACGGGGCATTTGCAAGATATTGCCAAAGAGCAAAAAGATCGTTTGATGTCGCCCTCTGCTGTGGCTGATATGGTGGAATACGCGCTGTCCGTTCCGGAAAATGCCTGCCCGCTGGAATTAGCGGTCATCAATCAGCAAACGCCGTGGACGAAGCCAGTCATAGACTACAAACAACAACAGGCGAAATAA
- a CDS encoding DUF3568 family protein translates to MMMRNIFLSIFLIVNSGCAAAIVGGAAVGAVAVSQDFATTSVDVNYKRAWSIANEQLKKIGEAKRTFQKIGEINAIVEGSTVRVKISKLTERTVDIKVSARKNMLPNTELAQTILAAILRKLQ, encoded by the coding sequence ATGATGATGCGAAATATTTTCTTAAGTATTTTCCTTATTGTAAATAGCGGTTGTGCGGCGGCCATTGTTGGCGGCGCGGCCGTGGGCGCTGTTGCGGTTTCCCAGGATTTTGCCACCACCTCGGTGGATGTCAATTACAAAAGAGCCTGGAGCATTGCTAATGAACAATTAAAAAAGATCGGGGAAGCGAAGCGCACATTCCAAAAGATCGGCGAGATCAATGCCATCGTGGAAGGCTCAACCGTGCGCGTGAAGATCTCAAAGCTGACCGAGCGCACCGTAGATATAAAGGTGTCCGCTCGAAAAAATATGCTGCCGAATACAGAACTGGCGCAGACGATTCTTGCGGCAATTCTACGTAAACTTCAATGA
- a CDS encoding GIY-YIG nuclease family protein: MYYVYVLRSKADNQLYYGYTNNIERRFAEHNIDFEWDLIYYEAFFSEKDARLRERKLKDYGQSRTHLKNRIQHSLKRQN, translated from the coding sequence ATGTATTATGTATACGTATTAAGAAGCAAAGCTGACAACCAATTGTACTACGGCTATACCAATAATATCGAAAGGCGATTTGCGGAACACAATATAGATTTTGAATGGGATTTGATTTATTATGAAGCTTTCTTCTCTGAAAAAGATGCGCGGTTACGAGAGCGAAAGCTAAAAGATTATGGGCAATCAAGAACTCATCTTAAAAATAGAATTCAACATTCTTTGAAAAGACAAAATTAG
- a CDS encoding transcriptional coactivator p15/PC4 family protein, whose product MDKTVKVFKKNKFQEIRVGIREFKGNDLIDIRTWTQTQGTEEMVPTAKGVSLNISLLNELKDALVQVEKELKESRMI is encoded by the coding sequence ATGGACAAAACAGTTAAGGTTTTTAAGAAAAACAAGTTTCAGGAAATTCGCGTTGGGATCAGGGAATTTAAGGGCAATGATTTGATCGACATCCGCACCTGGACGCAAACGCAAGGAACCGAAGAAATGGTTCCCACCGCCAAAGGTGTGTCGCTTAACATCAGCCTTTTAAACGAACTCAAAGACGCGCTGGTGCAGGTTGAGAAGGAATTAAAAGAAAGCAGAATGATTTAA
- a CDS encoding amidohydrolase family protein, translated as MLKIIDSHSHCIPLEVAQKTAFFKVGWSDADKQLAAMDEQGIARSLLLYPTSDAHIQMGGWKNLAEAYNAGIAKIVKQHSDRFIGAGILAIDNEKNLSESLKQFSDYGFPVISLASSYEGKYLDEGIFFAVYEYAAAKKIPIHIHPQIMNPIGEDRVRDPLLSPVLEYVFDVSMCIGKLMMSGTFLKFPSVKFIFAHYGGVLPLVKERFDNTYLMLRKREFVKDLGKVPSEYLKNIYFDTSGSKSLASLLCALEVTDASHILWGSDHPANQNTKASIDAILASQISSSDKEKILSQNILSLLSRS; from the coding sequence ATGCTAAAAATCATCGACTCACATTCCCATTGTATTCCCCTCGAAGTTGCGCAGAAGACTGCTTTTTTTAAAGTTGGTTGGTCGGATGCGGATAAGCAATTGGCGGCGATGGATGAACAGGGCATCGCGAGGTCGCTTCTTTTGTATCCAACGAGCGATGCCCATATTCAAATGGGCGGATGGAAAAACCTGGCGGAAGCTTATAATGCCGGTATCGCCAAAATCGTTAAGCAACATTCCGATCGGTTTATCGGTGCCGGAATATTAGCGATCGATAATGAAAAAAATCTTTCCGAAAGCTTAAAGCAATTTTCCGATTACGGCTTTCCGGTTATTTCACTTGCGTCGAGCTATGAAGGGAAGTATTTGGATGAAGGGATTTTTTTCGCTGTGTATGAATATGCCGCGGCGAAAAAAATCCCTATTCATATTCATCCGCAAATTATGAATCCTATCGGCGAAGACCGCGTGCGCGACCCGCTTCTTTCTCCGGTTCTTGAATATGTTTTTGATGTTTCCATGTGTATCGGAAAACTGATGATGAGTGGGACATTTTTGAAATTTCCTTCCGTGAAATTTATCTTCGCGCATTACGGCGGCGTCCTTCCTTTAGTTAAAGAACGTTTTGATAATACTTATTTAATGCTTCGCAAAAGAGAATTTGTTAAAGATTTGGGAAAAGTTCCCAGCGAATATTTAAAAAATATTTATTTTGATACCAGCGGCTCCAAATCGCTTGCGTCACTTTTATGCGCGCTGGAAGTAACTGATGCTTCGCATATTTTATGGGGAAGTGATCATCCGGCCAATCAAAATACAAAAGCTTCCATTGATGCGATTTTGGCTTCACAAATCTCATCTTCGGATAAAGAAAAAATTCTTTCTCAGAATATTTTAAGCTTACTTTCGCGCTCTTAA
- a CDS encoding MarR family transcriptional regulator produces MSQAENIAKQMSQLLPTLIRHMYPYVFQPLKLPPSQVLAITTLFEKGNCHLCDLSHEMHISAPTVTGIINRLEKSGYVKRTADSSDRRAFTISLTAKGEKILLEFRENIRKRWQVILSQLPQDEQENILRTVTKITRGLTHEAAS; encoded by the coding sequence ATGTCCCAAGCCGAAAATATCGCGAAACAAATGTCACAGCTTTTACCGACGCTTATCCGTCATATGTACCCGTATGTTTTTCAGCCTCTAAAACTTCCTCCATCCCAGGTTCTAGCCATCACGACATTGTTTGAAAAAGGGAATTGCCACTTGTGCGATCTAAGTCATGAAATGCATATCTCGGCTCCGACCGTAACCGGGATAATTAATCGCCTAGAGAAATCCGGGTATGTTAAGCGCACGGCTGATTCTAGCGACAGGCGAGCGTTTACCATTAGCCTGACAGCCAAAGGGGAAAAGATATTATTGGAATTTCGCGAGAATATCCGTAAGCGTTGGCAAGTTATTCTTAGCCAGCTTCCTCAAGATGAGCAGGAAAATATTTTAAGAACGGTGACAAAAATTACACGAGGGCTTACCCATGAAGCGGCATCATAA
- a CDS encoding TolC family protein, which produces MKRHHKVFIYCLAGFVYGVLPCALAQEASTQEVLIRESYPLSLEEATQLALRNNFDVQLAKYDAKISRTNKQSSKSIYDTVIDAEIRYQNDQSKRTSTLMGTKVIDNDYNIGLSKKLPTGTTVGVDMNNNRNWSNSSFVTSSLSHDSSLAVSVKQALGKNFFGIEDRSNIKMTLKDVESAEYVSMEKIENAVIEVQKAYWDLVLEAERLGIAQGIAEEAKKLYDLHEEKIKNGLVEYPELYASQANYKRRLNELKIIQNNFETKGNVLKLLLNIPDDAPVIVPQDILSLSSEKQSNDQSLQKAFASRYDYKKARSVLSKQEIKITLKENSLWPEINLTASLARNGLGDHFKQAVEEISEQDNPNLTAGLTVSFPLENNKALGELKASQLEKVKSLLELKKLERHIMIDVIDRVRDCNVFNEVAASQVEIADIERRKLEEEQKRFNYGRSNTDTIIRFQQDYLQSQFDAAQSKFNYYISLINLKHQEGFLLIDHLDKEI; this is translated from the coding sequence ATGAAGCGGCATCATAAAGTATTCATTTATTGCTTGGCCGGATTTGTTTACGGTGTTTTGCCGTGCGCCTTAGCCCAAGAGGCTTCTACCCAAGAAGTCCTTATTAGGGAAAGCTATCCCTTATCCCTGGAAGAGGCAACACAGCTGGCTTTGCGCAATAACTTTGACGTTCAGCTGGCAAAATATGACGCAAAAATTTCCCGGACCAATAAACAATCGTCCAAATCTATTTATGATACCGTGATTGATGCCGAAATCCGTTATCAAAATGATCAAAGCAAGCGAACGTCAACTTTGATGGGAACTAAGGTCATTGACAACGACTACAATATTGGCCTTAGCAAAAAGCTTCCGACGGGGACGACCGTCGGTGTTGATATGAACAATAACCGTAATTGGTCGAATTCTTCCTTTGTCACGTCGAGTCTAAGCCACGATTCTTCTTTGGCTGTTTCGGTCAAGCAAGCTTTGGGAAAGAATTTTTTTGGAATAGAGGACCGAAGCAATATCAAAATGACGCTTAAGGATGTGGAAAGCGCCGAGTATGTTTCCATGGAAAAAATTGAAAATGCGGTCATTGAAGTTCAAAAAGCTTACTGGGACCTGGTTTTAGAAGCTGAGCGCTTGGGAATCGCGCAGGGAATTGCCGAAGAAGCGAAAAAACTTTATGATCTCCACGAAGAGAAGATAAAAAACGGCTTAGTAGAATATCCGGAATTGTATGCCTCTCAAGCGAATTATAAAAGACGTTTGAATGAATTAAAGATCATCCAAAATAATTTTGAAACAAAGGGAAATGTCCTTAAACTTTTACTGAATATCCCTGATGACGCTCCGGTCATTGTTCCGCAAGACATTCTTTCTTTATCATCGGAGAAGCAATCCAATGACCAATCTTTACAGAAGGCTTTCGCAAGTCGCTATGATTATAAAAAAGCTCGTAGTGTTTTGAGCAAACAAGAAATAAAAATAACTCTCAAAGAAAATAGCCTTTGGCCGGAGATCAACTTAACAGCTTCTTTGGCGCGAAATGGATTAGGCGATCATTTTAAACAAGCCGTCGAAGAAATATCCGAGCAAGATAATCCTAATTTAACCGCCGGCCTTACCGTCAGCTTTCCTTTAGAAAATAATAAGGCACTTGGTGAGCTTAAGGCTTCGCAGCTGGAGAAAGTTAAATCATTGCTTGAGCTTAAAAAGCTGGAACGCCATATTATGATCGACGTGATCGACAGGGTAAGGGATTGCAATGTTTTTAATGAAGTTGCCGCGAGTCAAGTTGAAATTGCTGACATTGAACGAAGAAAATTAGAAGAAGAGCAAAAGCGTTTTAATTACGGCCGTTCTAATACGGATACCATTATTCGTTTTCAACAAGACTATCTTCAATCTCAGTTCGATGCCGCTCAATCAAAATTTAATTATTACATCTCCTTGATCAATTTAAAGCATCAAGAGGGGTTTTTGTTAATCGATCATTTAGACAAAGAGATTTAA